TCGGGCGTTAAGGCAACGTTCGACGCGCAGACGATCAAGACCGTTCCGCCGAAGCGCTGGAATGCTCTTGTTGGTTTCGGCACGGCGCCGGCATCGTTTGAGCAGTCCGCGGGTGCGCTCATGTTTCAAGTCCTCTCTGGTGGTCTAACGAAGATCCTCACTGAGATGTCGGCGGACACGATTGTTGGCAACGCGCAGCAGGAGGACGTGCTTGTTGGTTATCAGCGGGTACCTTCGCCTGGCTGCTGTGCGTTCTGTGGCCTTCTGGCGTCCCGCGGAGTATCCGGCGGCGGCGGGCTGCAGGTCATGGGCCGCGGCGTTCCTGTGGAGCAGACGCGGGGCAAGCGTGGCGGGCAAGGCAAGGGTATTCGCCCCCGTGGCACTCGCGCTATCGGCCAAGACTTTCATGACTTCTGCAAGTGCTCATCGGTGCCTGTATTTGAGAGCAATTACGTGCAGATGCAAGAGGACGCTGACAAGTACTACGACTCGTACCGCGACTCTGCCGACAAGGTCAATGATGGGCTCGTTCTGGAATCGACCACGACGACGCTCAAAGATGGCACGCAGAAGAACCAGTATGCGTGGGTTGATTCGGCGTCTGGTGCGCCGAAGTCATCCAAGCAGCAAACGAAGATGATCCTCGCTGCTATGCGGCAGGATCTCGGCGTCAAATAACGTCCGAATGCGCCAAATTCTGGTAGAATGGGAGTACTCCGCAAGGTGGGTTTCACGTCGGTAATCTAGTCCGAGACGACACGGGCATTCTAATTATTTAGGGTTGCCTTGTCGTCCTGTGAAGTTACTAATTGCCACCGAAAAATTGAGAAGAAAACTCTTTGCGGAGCCCATTACCAGAGGCTGATAAAGCACGGTGATGTTCGTGCGGATGTTCCAATCGTCAACGTCCTTCCTCCCGGCGCCTGTACCGCGGATGGTTGCCCGAAACCAAGGCTTGCCAAAGGCGTGTGCGCATCCCACTATTGGCGGCTTCGAAAATACGGCACTCTTGACCTGCCAGAAAAAGAGCCGTCAGAGCCTACTACGTGGGTAACCCAATACGGTTACCGAGTCGTGTATCTTCCGGACAATCCGATGGCCAATAGTGCTGGCGCCGTAATGGAGCACCGGCTGGTCATGTCAGGGCACATCGGGCGACCGCTCCTTGACCATGAGAATGTCCATCATGTGAATGGTGACCGGCTTGATAATCAGATCGGCAACCTTGAGCTCTGGTCGAAGTCGCAACCTGCCGGGCAGCGCGTAGAGGACAAAGTCAAATGGGCCCTCGAGATTCTAGGCACATATAGCCCCGAGATGCTCGCCTAAATAATTCTTCCCGCCACTAGATGGCGGGGTATGCCCGCATGGGCTCTTTTATCAAAATACCGATGCCGCATGGCTAGGGCAACCCGCATGGGAGAACCAATGAGTGACGAAACTGCCGCAATCGAAGTTGCCGCGAACGAGACTGACGTTGACTGGAAGGCTCAGGCGCGGAAGTGGGAAACGCGAGCGAAGGACAACCTTGTATCCGCCAAGTCCAACGAGGAAGCCGCACGGCGACTGAATGAGTTGGAAGCGGAGAAGCTGACGGAAACGCAGCGACTGCAGTCCCAGCTTGACGCAGCTACAGCAACATCGACCGAGACGCAGCGTGAGAATGCGCGGCTCAAGGTGATCGCGGACGAGGGTATCCCGAAGAAGTACCACGGGCTCGTTCATGGCAGCACTCCCGAGGCGCTGGCAGAGTCCGCGGCGGCAGTGAAGGAGCTCATCGGTTCCGCACAGGAGCGACCGGGCAACAAGGTGTCATACGTGAACCTTGACGGCGACGGTTCGGAAACCCTGGCCCTGAACGGTGACGGCATCGAGCTGGCACTGAAAAACGCTTTGGGTATCAGCTAACTAGCTGGTCCTACCTACTCTTTTAGGAGCATCACATGGCGCAGACCGCCGCAACAAAGACCAGTGAGTTTGCTGGCTTTCTCAAGCCCGAACTGGCTGAGGACTACTTCAAGCAGGCTGCACGTCAGTCTGTTGTCCAGTCCCTGACTCGCCGCATCCCGCTGGGCATCAATGGCCAGGAGATCCCTTACGTTACCTCCAAGCCCACCGCGGGCTGGGTTGCTGAGGCTGGCCAGAAGCCGTCCACGTCCGGAGGCATCGCGCTCAAGACCATCTCGCCGAAGAAGATCGCGGCTATCACCGTGGTTTCGGCCGAAGTGGTTCGAGCCAATCCGGGCAACTACGTGAATATGTTTCGTGACCAGATCGCGGAGGCATTCGCCATCGCGTTCGACGCCGCGACCTTGCACGGCACGAACACCCCGTTCGGCGCCGGCAACTTCATTGACGCCACGACCAAGGCAATCGAGCTGGGCACCGCACTGCCCGCCGCTGGCGGAACGTACGCCGACCTGAACGGCGCCCTCAAGCTGCTTGTCGATGACAAGAAGAAGCTGACCGGCTGGGCGTTCGATGACGTGGCTGAGCCGACCTTGAACGCCGCGGTTGACTTGCAGGGGCGCCCGTTGTTCGTGGACGCCGTCTATGAGGACTCCGCACTGTCCGGTGGTCGCTTGCTGCGCCGCCCGTCGTTCTACGCTCAGGACGTCGGCACCGCGGCTGGCATCGTCGGCTATGGCGGCGACTGGTCCAAGGCCGTCTGGGGTGCTGTCGGCGGCATCTCCTACGACGTTTCGACGCAGGCAACGGTCACTCTCAACGGTGAGCTGGTGTCGCTGTGGGAGAACAACCTGGTCGCGGTCCGCGCCGAGGCTGAATACGGCTGGATGGTTGACGACGTCGAAAGCTTCGTGAAGCTGACGGACGCCGTCGCCTAAGGTGCCTCGCTTGAAGCATCCGGCATCGGGACTGGTGGTGCACTGCGGGGACGACCTCGCGGCGCGCTACCAGTCCCAGGGCTGGGTTGATGCTGACGCTGATACCCAGCATGTCGAGGCGGCACCGGAAAAGCCTCAGCCCGTTAAGCGCGGACGAACCAAGAAGTCCTAAGGGGGATCTGTGGAACCGTTCGCAACCCTGCAGGACCTTGAAGTGTCTTGGCCAGCGATCAATGAATCTCAGCGTGAGGATGCCCCGCAGAAGCTTGTTGAAGCATCGCTGATCATTAGGGCCCTGAAACCTGATATTGATGCGCTGATCCTCGTTGAGCTCATGGACCCGGACCTGCCGAAAATGGTTGTCTGCGGGATGGTGAAGCGTGCACTGAAAACACCTGATGCTGGTGAGGGTATTGGCACTCAGCAGCAGACGGCGGGCCCGTTCAGCCAGTCATTCACCTACACCAACCCGGACGGCAATCTGTACCTGTCGAAGCTCGACAAGCGGATTCTGGGCATTGGTGCGGCGCAGGCTTTCACGGTTGATCTTATGGGAGACTCGTGAGTTTCCCGAACGCTGAGGTCATCCCGGTTAGCCGTTATGCGGAGACTGGCGAGGTTGACCGTTATGGCGATCCTGTCAGTTCGTGGATCGACGCAGCACCGATCCGCGCCGGCGTTTCGGATAAGGCTACCGAGATCCAGTTTTCGCCCGGTCGGATGGAAATGGATTTCGACTATGCCCTGTATTTGGAGCCTGACCAAACGGTCCTACCCGCGGATCTCCTGACCGTTCGCGGGCAGTCCTGCAAAGTCGTGAAGCCGCATTTTGAGTGGCAAGGGCTGTTCACTAACTGGCAGCCGGGCGCAACCGTCTACGTGAAGGCTGAGGTGGGTTGATGGCAAGGGCTCGTTTTGAGTTGAATCGTGCGGGGTTGGGCGAGTTTTTGACGTCTGCCCCGGTGGCTGCGGCATTGCAGTCGAAGGCTGACCGTGTGGTTGCTGCGGGCGGTGGAAAGTTGGTGGCTGAGGCTGGGGTCAGTTCTGG
This genomic interval from Arthrobacter sp. PAMC 25486 contains the following:
- a CDS encoding phage major capsid protein, whose protein sequence is MAQTAATKTSEFAGFLKPELAEDYFKQAARQSVVQSLTRRIPLGINGQEIPYVTSKPTAGWVAEAGQKPSTSGGIALKTISPKKIAAITVVSAEVVRANPGNYVNMFRDQIAEAFAIAFDAATLHGTNTPFGAGNFIDATTKAIELGTALPAAGGTYADLNGALKLLVDDKKKLTGWAFDDVAEPTLNAAVDLQGRPLFVDAVYEDSALSGGRLLRRPSFYAQDVGTAAGIVGYGGDWSKAVWGAVGGISYDVSTQATVTLNGELVSLWENNLVAVRAEAEYGWMVDDVESFVKLTDAVA
- a CDS encoding HNH endonuclease; this translates as MEHRLVMSGHIGRPLLDHENVHHVNGDRLDNQIGNLELWSKSQPAGQRVEDKVKWALEILGTYSPEMLA
- a CDS encoding Gp19/Gp15/Gp42 family protein — translated: MEPFATLQDLEVSWPAINESQREDAPQKLVEASLIIRALKPDIDALILVELMDPDLPKMVVCGMVKRALKTPDAGEGIGTQQQTAGPFSQSFTYTNPDGNLYLSKLDKRILGIGAAQAFTVDLMGDS